The Chrysemys picta bellii isolate R12L10 chromosome 12, ASM1138683v2, whole genome shotgun sequence genome has a segment encoding these proteins:
- the LOC101936131 gene encoding guanine nucleotide-binding protein G(o) subunit alpha-like: protein MGLCLGSRGAAQQRAARGRSRRIERELYEQAKRELGAVRILLLGSAESGKSTLVKQMKIIHSQGFSPEELADFKPAVLDNLLSSMKFVLRGMGTLHIDLTNSKNQVHARSVLSCSHCLDETQMVLPWVSDALCCLWADDGVQAATRRGYEYGLNDSALYFFENMERLVHPEFQPTPNDVLRVRLRTSGIVETHFRIKDLVFRLYDVGGQRSERRKWLGCFEDMRAVLFVASLSAYDEALPEEPALNRLLESMKLFSSVCNNVFFQSTSLILFLNKIDLLQEKILHLGRHLRLFFPQYTGADCDVGAAARFIASLFLSCNETPQKLIYHHFTTATDTHSVQGVFHMVVDTIIQENLEAAALL, encoded by the exons ATGGGGCTCTGCCTCGGCTCCCGGGGCGCCGCGCAGCAGCGCGCAGCCCGCGGCCGCAGCCGCCGCATCGAGCGGGAGCTGTACGAGCAGGCGAAGCGGGAGCTGGGCGCGGTGCGGATCCTGCTGCTGG GCAGTGCAGAAAGTGGCAAGAGTACACTGGTGAAGCAGATGAAAATCATCCACAGCCAGGGGTTCAGCCCGGAGGAGCTAGCCGACTTTAAG cctgcCGTGCTGGACAATCTGCTCAGCTCCATGAAGTTTGTTCTGCGCGGCATGGGGACTCTGCACATCGACCTGACAAACAGCAAGAACCAG GTGCATGCCCGCTCCGTGCTGTCCTGCAGCCACTGTTTGGATGAGACCCAGATGGTGCTTCCCTGGGTGTCAGATGCTCTGTGCTGCCTCTGGGCTGATGATGGAGTGCAAGCAGCAACCAGGAGAGGCTACGAATATGGCCTCAATGACTCTGCACTCTA ttTCTTTGAGAACATGGAGCGGCTCGTCCACCCCGAGTTCCAGCCCACGCCAAACGACGTGCTGCGTGTCCGACTGCGCACAAGTGGCATCGTTGAGACCCACTTCAGGATCAAGGACCTGGTGTTCCG GCTCTACGATGTGGGTGGGCAGCGCTCTGAGCGCCGGAAGTGGCTTGGCTGCTTCGAGGATATGCGAGCCGTGCTGTTTGTGGCGTCTCTCAGTGCATACGATGAGGCTCTCCCAGAGGAGCCAGCGCTG AATCGGCTTCTGGAAAGCATGAAGCTTTTCTCCTCTGTCTGCAACAACGTGTTCTTCCAAAGCACTTCCCTG ATCTTGTTTCTGAATAAAATCGACCTTCTCCAAGAGAAAATCCTGCACCTGGGCAGGCACCTGCGTCTCTTCTTTCCTCAGTACACAG GTGCAGACTGTGATGTGGGTGCTGCAGCCCGATTTATCGCCAGCCTCTTCCTGTCGTGCAATGAGACCCCCCAGAAACTGATCTACCACCACTTCACCACcgccacag